The window ATCGAGACATACATGCCGTTGGTCGACATCTGGGAGAGGTCGAGCAGCGCCTGCACCCGCGAAATCTCGCGTTCGCCGCGGAGCTTCAGCGCCACGCCGGCCGAGACGCCGTGAGCGAGCGCGAACGTGAACGCGGCGATGACGTGCAGGAGCACGATCCATTGGTACAGCCCTTCCACGGCGCGAGAGGTTACCGGATATCGGTGGGACGGTCGATGTCGCGTCGCCACGACCCTGCGGGATCGTGCTGCGCCCACCACTGCTCATCGAGCCGTTCGGTGTTCAGCTCGCTCACGATCGCGCGGAGGCGGCGCTCGCCGTCCTCGACGAGACGCGCTGCGGCGGCGCGGGCCGCGGAGACGCGGAAGAGCGCGGGCATCGGCCATGCCTCGTCCTTATCGGCGAGCGCGACCACGTCGGCCGTGCTCGCACGCGCGCGCTCGGACATCGCGCGCAGCAGGGCGGGTTTGATATCGGGCATGTCGCCACCGACGAGCAGTGCCCACTCGGTCGTCACTCCTTTAAGAGCCGAGGCCAGGGCGACGAGCGGACCTTGATCCGCGGCGGGATCGCGGACGACGCGGACGGATGTCCCGAGCAACGGCAGCTGCGGCTCGGCCGCGCCGGTCGCGAGCACGAGGACGATCTCGCCGCACGCGGTCGCGAGCGCGCGAAGCGGGCGCCAGAAGAGCGGCCCGCCTTCATAGGTGTGGAGGAGCTTGTTCGGCGGGAAGCGCCGCGAGCTGCCGCCCGCGAGCAGGACACCGGTGACCTCACTCACGCGCGGCGCACCTCGACCACGGCGTTGTAGTCGGGCACGAGCGCGACCTCGTCGCGACGACCGGCCGCGATGAGCGGGTTCGCCTCGGGGAAGAACATCTGGACATTGCGAGGCCGGATCGGCGCGACATGCACGCGCGCAGCCACCTCGCCCGTTTCCGATCGCACGCTCACGGCATCCCCATCGCGGAGACCGAGCTCGCCAACGTCGTCGCTGGACATGAACAGCGCGTCGCGCCCGGCACCCGTCAGCGGGTCGCGCTCCTTGAACACCATCGTGTTGAACTGCTTGCCGCGGCGCGTCGATAGAAAGAAGCGCCCGTCGGCGACCGCCAGCTCCTGCGGCGCGACCGGGATGAAGCGCGCGCGGCCGTCCGGCGTCGGGAAGCGCCAGCCGTCGCAGAGGCGTTCCCCACCCCACTGGAACTGGTCGCCGCTCCTCGTGAAGTGCTGGATGCCGTCGTAGACGCGGACGACGCGCGCGATCTCGTCGCGGATCTGCTGCGCGGTCGAGAACGTGACCATGCGTGCATTCTGCGGATCGACGCGGCGCGCAAGGTCGACGAAGATCTCCCACTCCGCGCGCGCCTCGCCGACGCGCGGTCCCGGTATCTCCGGGCTGAAGAGGACGCGCCGCTCGGTCGTCGTCTCGGTGCCGCCGCCGGGCTGCTCGTAGCGGGTCATCGCTGGGAGCAGCACGACGTCCTCGCCGTCGACGAGCATCTGTGACGAGACGACGATGTCCTGGTGCACGCGAAGCGGCACGCGCTCGAGCGCGCTGCGGACGGCGTCGGGGTCGGGCAGCGTCTCGAGGAAGTTGCCGCCACTCGAATAGAGGACATCGATCGCACCGCGGCCGCCGGCTTCGACCATTTCCGCCGCCGATAGCCCGCGCTCGCTCCGGATCGGGAAGCCGTACGCGCGCTCGAGCTCGCGCGCTGACTCGGCCGTTATCGACACGCCGCCCGGGAAGACCGTCGCGTACGCGCCCATCTCCGCACCGCCCTGTACGCCGGAGTGTCCGCGCACCGGCATCAACCCGGCGCCGGGCCGCCCGACATTGCCGCGCGCGAGTGCGACGTTGATGAGCGCGAGGACGTTGTCGGTGCCGCAAGAGTGCTGCGTCATGCCCATCGACCAGACGAACACCGTCGCATCCGCCTTCGCGTACATCTTCGCGAAGCGCCGCATGTCAGCGAGCGACGCGCCGCTCCAGCGGGCATAGTCCGCGAACGACGTGCGCGCGAGAGAACGGCGCAGCTCGTCGAAGCCGGTCGTGTGGTCGCGGACGAAGCTCTCGTCGATGCCGTTTTCCTCGATGAGCACCTTGAGCACGCCGTTGAGGAACGCGACGTCGCCGCCGGTGTGCGGTGCGAAGAACTCGTCGGTGATCTTCGTCCCGAATAACGCGCTCTCCGGTGACGACGGCACCCAGTAGCGCTCGAGGCCGGGCTCGCGCAGCGGATTGATGACCGCGACCTTGGTTCCACGTCGGCGCGCGATGTCGAGGTACTTCATGAACACGGGCTGCGCGTTCGCGACATCCGAGCCGACGAGGACGACGAGATCCGCCTTGAGCACATCGGTGTACGAGCAGGTCGTCGCGGCGACGCCGATCGTGCGCTTCAGCGCGCCGGTCGAGGGCGCGTGGCAGATCCGCGCGGCGTTGTCGATGTTGTTCGTGCCGAGGAAGCGCGCGACCTTCTGCGCGACGTAATAGACCTCGTTCGTGATCCCGCGAGCCGTGAGGTAGAAGCCGATGCGGTCCGGCTTGCTCGCGCGCACTCGCGCCGCGACGAGGTCGAGCGCGATGTCCCACGAGACGCGGCGGAAGCCGGGCTCGCCGCGGCGGCGGAGCATCGGGTATGCGAGGCGGCCGAGCCCCCGCAGCTCGGCGCCGCTCCGCTTTCGTAGCGCGGCGACGTCGGCGAGCGCGTCGGGATCCATCGCGCGCATCGTGTTGAGCGAGAGGAGCGAGAGGCGTGTCGTGCAGAGATGGATGCCCTCGATCGTCCAGTCGCGGAAGCCGCTGACGCCCAGCGCGCAGCCGTCGCACACGCCCCGCGAGAGGATCCGCCAGGCGTAGAGCGGCGCGTGGCGGTTCTCCCACGCCGCGCGCGCCATCTCAAGATAGTGGTGCGGCTTCGTGCGTCCGACGCCGAACGGCGCGAGGCCGGCCCAGAGGCGCGGCTTCATTGCGCTAGTCTGCCAGCGACAGGGAGGTGACCCGCATGGCAGGCAAGGCGCATCGGACCACTCACCGCTCGAGCACCGGAACCAAGCTCTATGCCGTCCGCGACGCGAAGGGCCGCTTCAAGGACATCCAGACCTATAAGCGCGCGCAGGGTGCCGACATCAAGCGACGGAGCAAGAAGGAGAAGTAGGCCCCGCGTAGACATCAAGGTCGGCGACACGGCGCGACGCTCGATGCTCGTGACCGACGAGCAGATCGAGCTGTTCGCGCGGCTCTCCGGTGACCGCAACCCGCTCCATTTCGACGAGGACTTCGCGCGCAAGACGAAGTTCGGCCGGCGGGTCGTCCACGGCGGCGTGACCAGCGCGATCCTGAACGCGCTCGTGGCGGAGGACGTGCCGGGACCGGGCAGCGTCTTCATGGAGCAGCACCTGAAATACACCGCGCCGGTGCATCCCGGCGACACGATCACCGCCGACCTCGTCGTACTGAAGGCGCGCGAGGACAAGCCCGTCTACACCGTGGCGGTCAAGGTCACGCGGCAAGACGGGGTCTCGGTGCTCGAGGGCGAGTGCGTCGTCTACGTCATGCGGACGCAGGGTTGAGGGGCTGCGGAGCGCTCCTGGGCCTCGCCATCGGTGACGCGCTGGGCACCACGAATGAATTCGAGAAGCTGGCCGCGCCGCCCTTTCCCGAGCTCGCCACCGAGCATCTGACCGAGATCGTCGGCGGCGGACCGTTCGGCTTGAGAGCCGGCCAGGTCACGGATGACACGCAGATGGCCTGCTGCCTCTACGGAAGCCTGTCGACACTCGGTCACTTCGACGCGAGCGACGTGGCCGCGCGCTACGTCAGATGGTCCGAGGTGGCGTTCGACATCGGTGCGCAAACGCGCAGCTCGCTCTCGGTCGTCGCGAAAGGCGAGGCTCCGTTGGAGGCAGGCAGGATCGTGTGGCTCAAGTCTGGATCTCAGGCTGCCGGGAACGGTTCACTGATGCGGACCGCGCCGATCGGAGCCTTCCTCGCCGCGTCGGAGCACGAGCGGCGGATCGCGGCACTCGACGACTCCGCGATCACGCACTTTGATCCTCGCTGCCGCCTCGCCTGCGCCGCTTTCAACGCCGCCGTCGCGGCGGGTGTCCTGGGCGCGGCCGACCCGACGGTGCTGTGGCAGGCCGCATGGGACGAGCTGCCGGTCGCTGCGGAGCTTCTGGGCGGACAGTACGACGACGAGTTGGACTTGGCGGTCGCCGCGTTGCAGGCCGATCTTCGCGCGGCAACGCAGAACGACCCGGAGCTCTACACGTCCGAGCTTCACCTCCACAGGCATCAAGGCTTCGTCCGCGTCGCGTTTCGGCTGGCGTTCTGGGAGCTCCTTCATCGGCTGACGTTCCGTGATGCTGTCCTCGACGCGACGAACCGGGGCGGAGATGCGGATACGAACGCGGCGATCGTCGGAGCCCTGATCGGTAGTCGTGTCGGCACCGAAGGGATCCCGAGCGCGTGGCGGAAGACGGTGCTTGACTGCAAACCGAGCGGTCCTGCGGTCTGGTCGACGACGTATCACCCGCAAATCTTCGGTTGCTGAGTAGGCCTCGTGGAGAGTCGCATGGACCGCGAAGTCACTCTCGTGCTCGTGCGGTCAGATGACACGACCGTTGGCGCACTGCCGAGCTTCACCGTCGGCACGCGGTGGTGGCCGGACGTGGCCGACGTCGTTGAGGCGTGCCGCGCTATCTACGGCGTCGACGTCACGATCCTCCGTCTTCTCGATGCCCAGCCCGCGACGCCGCGAGGCGGGATGGGCGGCAAGGTGACCTACACCGCGGAGTTCAACGGTGTTCTGCCCGCGGCAACGAGACCATGGACAAGCCCATTACCTGACGACCCGTTGCGGGCACGTTGGGCGCGGCCCGGCGGACCAGCACATGACCTGGCGTGGGCGGACGAGCAGCTGATCGCCGTTGGTCGCCCACGACTGCGGCCCGCCATACAGATGAAGACCTGGAACCTCTCGAGCATCTGGCGTCTTCCGACGTCCGACGGTGACGTGTGGTTCAAGGCGGTCCCCCCGTTCTTCGCGCACGAGGGAGCGGTGATCCATGCGCTGGCGGCTCCGACGCTGCCACCGCTCGTGGCCTTCGACGATCTCGGTCGCACGCTCCTCGAAGACGTGCCCGGCGAAGTTCAGTTTCGGGCACCGCCCGAGCGCCATGCGGCGATGATCGACGCGCTCGTCGAGCTCCAGGCGGGGACCCTCGATCGGATCGGCGAGCTACTCGCGGCTGGCGCACCCGATTGGCGCGCGGCACCGTTCGCCCTCGCGGCCGCCGACGTGGTGGAGCGCGGAGGCGTTGGACTCGACACCGACCAGCGGCGCATCCTCGACCGGCTCGTCGCGAGTCTCGATGATCGTTTCAGCGCGCTGGCCGAGTGCGGCATTCCGGACACCTTCGTCCACGGCGACTTCCACACCGGCAACGTGCGCTGGACCGACGCGGGGCCCGTCATCTTCGACTGGGGCGACTGCGGCATCGGCAACCCGTTATTCGATCTGCCGGCCTTTGACCGCAACCTTGCCGCCGAACACCGTCCGGCCGCTCGAGCTCGCTGGATCGAGCAGTGGACCCTCAAGGCTCCGGGCAGCGATGCGGCGCGAGCCGTTGCGCTCATTGCGCCGATTGCCGCCGTCAGGTTGGCCGTGATCTACCAGGTCTTCCTCGACGGTATCGAGCGGACGGAACAGATTTACCACGAAGACGATGTCGCGGCGCAGCTGCGCGTGGCAGCACGGCTCGCGATCGAGGAGCGACCCTCGTAGGTAGCGCGCCGATGCATGCGCCGATGAGCCCTCGACGCTTACGAGCGCCGTGTGTTTCGCAGCCACCGGACCCGCGGGCGGAAGTTCGAGCTGCGAAAGATGTTCCCCACGCGCGACCACTGACGACGACCGTCAACGCGGCTGATCTCGCTCTCGACAACAGCATCGGGCAGACCGAACCGCCCAGCGACCGCCTGCAGCGTTCGTTCCCAGAATCGCTCCTCGCGACGCCCGCCCCCGAACATCATCGCGAGCTCCGTGAGCGGATCGTACGCACGGATCAGCACCTGGATCTGCAGGAGGATATCCGCGTTTTCTTGGGCTGCGTTGAATGTGATCCAGCCCGCGAACATGTGCCCCTCAGGCGTCATGAACGTGAACGACTCGTCGTCGGCGTAGATCACGAGCACGCCGGTCGACAGCACGACGCCACCGGGCACGTCGATGTTGATCACGCCGACCTCGCCCGGCGCGATCCCCGTGAGCGGCGCGAACATGCGCGGCACTCCCAGGCCGCGCGGCCAGAAGGTACTGAACTCGGCTTTCCACACGCGGATCACGTCCGCGGGACCCAGGTCCGCATCGTGGAGACGCGTCCGGAAGGTCTTCTGCCAGAGCTGGCCGAATCCCTGGAGCGCTCCGGACGGCCGGCGACCCTGAACGTTCGCGTTCAGCGCGCCTTCCGCGACCGCGCCCACATTCAGGGTGCGGACCGTGGCGGCCCAGTGATCGGTCGAGCGGCGATTGCCGCCGGGCTGAGCGTTCACGACCGCGCGGCCACGAGCGCCTGATCCTCAGCGACGTAGATGGCGATCGCTTCGTCGAGGCGCGTGAGCTCGAA of the Candidatus Limnocylindria bacterium genome contains:
- a CDS encoding molybdenum cofactor guanylyltransferase → MSEVTGVLLAGGSSRRFPPNKLLHTYEGGPLFWRPLRALATACGEIVLVLATGAAEPQLPLLGTSVRVVRDPAADQGPLVALASALKGVTTEWALLVGGDMPDIKPALLRAMSERARASTADVVALADKDEAWPMPALFRVSAARAAAARLVEDGERRLRAIVSELNTERLDEQWWAQHDPAGSWRRDIDRPTDIR
- a CDS encoding FdhF/YdeP family oxidoreductase, with the protein product MKPRLWAGLAPFGVGRTKPHHYLEMARAAWENRHAPLYAWRILSRGVCDGCALGVSGFRDWTIEGIHLCTTRLSLLSLNTMRAMDPDALADVAALRKRSGAELRGLGRLAYPMLRRRGEPGFRRVSWDIALDLVAARVRASKPDRIGFYLTARGITNEVYYVAQKVARFLGTNNIDNAARICHAPSTGALKRTIGVAATTCSYTDVLKADLVVLVGSDVANAQPVFMKYLDIARRRGTKVAVINPLREPGLERYWVPSSPESALFGTKITDEFFAPHTGGDVAFLNGVLKVLIEENGIDESFVRDHTTGFDELRRSLARTSFADYARWSGASLADMRRFAKMYAKADATVFVWSMGMTQHSCGTDNVLALINVALARGNVGRPGAGLMPVRGHSGVQGGAEMGAYATVFPGGVSITAESARELERAYGFPIRSERGLSAAEMVEAGGRGAIDVLYSSGGNFLETLPDPDAVRSALERVPLRVHQDIVVSSQMLVDGEDVVLLPAMTRYEQPGGGTETTTERRVLFSPEIPGPRVGEARAEWEIFVDLARRVDPQNARMVTFSTAQQIRDEIARVVRVYDGIQHFTRSGDQFQWGGERLCDGWRFPTPDGRARFIPVAPQELAVADGRFFLSTRRGKQFNTMVFKERDPLTGAGRDALFMSSDDVGELGLRDGDAVSVRSETGEVAARVHVAPIRPRNVQMFFPEANPLIAAGRRDEVALVPDYNAVVEVRRA
- a CDS encoding MaoC family dehydratase encodes the protein MPTSSDGARRRSRPRVDIKVGDTARRSMLVTDEQIELFARLSGDRNPLHFDEDFARKTKFGRRVVHGGVTSAILNALVAEDVPGPGSVFMEQHLKYTAPVHPGDTITADLVVLKAREDKPVYTVAVKVTRQDGVSVLEGECVVYVMRTQG
- a CDS encoding ADP-ribosylglycohydrolase family protein → MRGCGALLGLAIGDALGTTNEFEKLAAPPFPELATEHLTEIVGGGPFGLRAGQVTDDTQMACCLYGSLSTLGHFDASDVAARYVRWSEVAFDIGAQTRSSLSVVAKGEAPLEAGRIVWLKSGSQAAGNGSLMRTAPIGAFLAASEHERRIAALDDSAITHFDPRCRLACAAFNAAVAAGVLGAADPTVLWQAAWDELPVAAELLGGQYDDELDLAVAALQADLRAATQNDPELYTSELHLHRHQGFVRVAFRLAFWELLHRLTFRDAVLDATNRGGDADTNAAIVGALIGSRVGTEGIPSAWRKTVLDCKPSGPAVWSTTYHPQIFGC
- a CDS encoding aminoglycoside phosphotransferase family protein translates to MDREVTLVLVRSDDTTVGALPSFTVGTRWWPDVADVVEACRAIYGVDVTILRLLDAQPATPRGGMGGKVTYTAEFNGVLPAATRPWTSPLPDDPLRARWARPGGPAHDLAWADEQLIAVGRPRLRPAIQMKTWNLSSIWRLPTSDGDVWFKAVPPFFAHEGAVIHALAAPTLPPLVAFDDLGRTLLEDVPGEVQFRAPPERHAAMIDALVELQAGTLDRIGELLAAGAPDWRAAPFALAAADVVERGGVGLDTDQRRILDRLVASLDDRFSALAECGIPDTFVHGDFHTGNVRWTDAGPVIFDWGDCGIGNPLFDLPAFDRNLAAEHRPAARARWIEQWTLKAPGSDAARAVALIAPIAAVRLAVIYQVFLDGIERTEQIYHEDDVAAQLRVAARLAIEERPS